One window from the genome of Metabacillus flavus encodes:
- a CDS encoding ABC transporter ATP-binding protein, with protein MSQPLLEIEDLRKVYTSHKGLLGRNKTEVTAVDGIRLQLNAGETLGIVGESGCGKSTLGRLIARLTEATSGSVRFNGESLFDLNKKDMKSVRREMQMVFQDPYASLNPRQQVQSILEEPLIVHKMGSKKDRTERVAEIMRIAGFDPDLGKRYPHQFSGGQRQRIGIARALMTNPKLIIADEPVSALDVSIQAQILNLLKELQGTFSLTYLFISHDLGVVRHISDRVAVMYLGRLAELSDSESLYRNPLHPYTEALLSSVPIAEPSGRKEPIVIKGDMPNPANPPKGCAFHTRCPKVMDICKEVKPELYSVEDGRFVACHLYG; from the coding sequence TTGAGTCAGCCATTGCTAGAGATTGAAGACTTAAGAAAAGTATATACAAGCCACAAGGGGCTCCTTGGCAGGAATAAAACAGAGGTCACGGCTGTGGATGGAATCAGGCTTCAATTGAATGCCGGGGAAACGCTTGGAATTGTCGGGGAGTCGGGGTGCGGGAAATCTACCCTCGGCCGCCTGATTGCCAGACTTACTGAAGCGACATCCGGTTCGGTCCGGTTTAATGGAGAATCACTATTTGACCTGAACAAAAAGGACATGAAATCCGTTCGGCGGGAGATGCAAATGGTGTTTCAGGATCCGTATGCTTCCTTGAATCCGCGGCAGCAGGTCCAATCCATTTTGGAGGAGCCGCTCATCGTTCATAAAATGGGATCTAAGAAAGATCGGACGGAGAGAGTCGCGGAAATTATGCGAATCGCGGGCTTTGATCCCGATCTTGGTAAAAGGTATCCCCATCAGTTCAGCGGCGGCCAGAGACAGCGGATCGGGATTGCAAGGGCGCTGATGACGAATCCAAAGCTCATTATTGCCGATGAACCTGTTTCCGCTTTGGACGTTTCCATTCAGGCACAGATTCTGAATCTGCTAAAGGAGCTGCAGGGAACTTTTTCTCTGACCTATCTATTTATCTCTCATGATCTTGGGGTCGTCAGGCATATTAGCGACCGGGTAGCCGTTATGTACCTTGGTAGATTGGCAGAGCTGTCTGACAGCGAATCTCTTTATCGGAATCCTCTTCATCCGTATACGGAGGCATTGCTGTCGAGTGTTCCGATTGCTGAGCCTTCCGGCAGAAAAGAGCCGATTGTCATCAAAGGGGACATGCCGAATCCGGCCAATCCGCCGAAAGGGTGTGCCTTCCATACGAGGTGCCCGAAGGTAATGGATATTTGCAAGGAAGTGAAGCCGGAGCTTTATTCGGTGGAGGATGGTCGTTTCGTTGCCTGCCATTTATATGGTTGA
- a CDS encoding FUSC family protein, with the protein MKLGARILKTGIAIAIALWIASLLNLQSPVFAGIAAIFAIQPTIYRSYLSVIEQVQANFIGAAFAIVFGLIFGPHPFVVGLTAVIVISINLKLKIQNTIPVAIVTVIAIMETPGENFIQFALLRFGTVMLGVFSAFIVNLLFLPPKYETKLYYRISDSTEEILKWIRINIRQASEHSVLKEDIERLKENMMQLDQLYLLYKEERNYLRRNTLTKSRKLVLFRQMLLTTNKALDTLKKLHRLENELHLTTPELQQIITTELDYLLSYHERILLKFIGKIKTETPNELIQEGFFNKRELVEEFMKYQNQCHDPACFYHMLPLVANILDYSEQLEHLDTLINSFQSYHKEENEIEISETKE; encoded by the coding sequence ATGAAACTCGGTGCCCGAATTTTAAAGACAGGGATTGCGATTGCCATTGCATTATGGATTGCCTCTCTGTTGAACCTGCAGTCTCCGGTTTTCGCGGGGATCGCAGCGATTTTTGCCATTCAGCCAACGATTTACCGGTCTTACTTATCCGTAATTGAACAAGTGCAAGCGAATTTTATTGGAGCCGCTTTTGCTATAGTTTTTGGACTTATCTTTGGCCCCCATCCATTCGTCGTCGGTTTGACTGCTGTTATCGTCATTTCCATTAACCTGAAGCTCAAGATTCAAAATACTATTCCAGTTGCGATTGTTACAGTCATCGCCATCATGGAGACACCCGGGGAAAATTTCATTCAATTCGCCCTGCTCCGTTTCGGAACCGTCATGCTTGGGGTATTCTCAGCATTTATAGTGAATTTGCTATTCCTGCCTCCAAAATATGAGACGAAGCTTTACTACCGGATTTCGGACAGTACAGAGGAAATCCTGAAGTGGATCCGAATCAACATCCGCCAGGCTTCTGAACATAGTGTCCTGAAAGAGGATATTGAGCGTCTTAAGGAAAATATGATGCAGCTCGATCAGCTTTATCTCCTTTACAAGGAAGAGCGAAACTATTTGCGCCGCAACACGCTGACGAAATCGAGGAAGCTTGTTCTTTTCAGACAGATGCTTCTCACTACGAACAAGGCGCTTGATACATTGAAAAAGCTGCACCGCCTTGAAAACGAGCTTCACCTGACAACACCTGAGCTGCAGCAGATCATCACAACTGAATTGGATTACCTGCTAAGTTATCATGAGCGCATTCTTTTGAAATTTATCGGCAAAATCAAAACGGAAACACCGAATGAATTAATACAAGAAGGCTTTTTCAATAAACGGGAACTGGTAGAGGAATTCATGAAATATCAAAACCAATGCCATGATCCTGCCTGCTTCTATCACATGCTACCGCTCGTTGCAAACATATTAGATTACAGCGAACAGCTGGAGCATCTCGATACACTGATCAACAGCTTCCAAAGCTACCACAAGGAAGAAAATGAAATTGAAATAAGCGAGACGAAAGAATAG
- a CDS encoding carbohydrate ABC transporter permease, with translation MKRPGLVKPILLSGYSVLIIVPLFVALLTSFKQLRNVYDGALALPEQLDFSNFSLLLFEKSLSHYLVNSIIVTAASVFFALWFASMIAYGITRIRNKLGNLLFAAFMLGMIVPAQTLMVPLYSLMLKLQLTNSLLGLILVHIAVLLPICVFILTGFMKTLPGELFEAARVDGASEWNMYWRITLPLSFPSLAITAIFSMVIVWNDLLFSLLFITNEEKKTLPLALLQFQGEYLTNYPILFAGVLITSLPLIILYVFLQRFFISGALSGALKG, from the coding sequence ATGAAGAGACCAGGACTTGTTAAACCGATCCTTCTGTCAGGCTATTCTGTGCTCATAATCGTCCCGCTTTTTGTAGCATTGCTGACATCATTTAAACAGCTACGCAATGTGTATGACGGGGCCCTTGCTCTGCCGGAACAGCTGGATTTCTCGAACTTCAGCCTTCTGCTGTTTGAGAAATCCCTCTCTCACTATCTCGTTAACAGCATCATTGTGACGGCTGCTTCCGTATTTTTCGCCCTATGGTTTGCCAGTATGATCGCTTATGGAATTACAAGGATACGCAACAAATTGGGGAACCTTCTTTTCGCAGCATTCATGCTCGGAATGATTGTACCCGCACAAACGCTCATGGTTCCGTTGTATTCTCTTATGCTGAAGCTGCAATTAACCAATTCACTGCTTGGGCTGATTCTTGTTCATATCGCTGTGCTTCTGCCCATCTGCGTTTTTATCTTAACTGGATTTATGAAGACCCTTCCCGGTGAACTATTTGAAGCGGCAAGAGTAGACGGGGCATCGGAGTGGAATATGTACTGGAGAATCACGCTCCCGCTTTCCTTCCCTTCACTTGCAATTACAGCCATCTTTTCAATGGTCATTGTATGGAACGATCTGCTGTTTTCCCTTTTGTTTATTACCAACGAGGAGAAAAAGACTTTGCCTCTTGCCCTTCTGCAATTTCAGGGAGAATATTTAACCAACTACCCTATTTTGTTTGCAGGCGTTCTCATTACATCTCTGCCTCTGATCATTCTCTATGTGTTTTTGCAGCGTTTCTTTATTTCGGGAGCATTAAGCGGTGCGTTGAAAGGGTAA
- a CDS encoding ABC transporter ATP-binding protein, producing MKNETVLEVRNLSVGFKRDASVTDVVKSVDLTLKKGEILGIVGESGCGKSVTSMALMGLLPNTSLVRGEILYKDKDLLKQSEVSLRKIRGNEIAMIFQEPMTSLNPLLKIGEQLMEACRVHTKCSKKEAKEQAVQMLGLVGMPRPESLLGEYPHQLSGGMRQRVMIAMAMICNPGVLIADEPTTALDVTIQSQILALMKDLNKKLNTSILLITHDLGVVAQVCDRVAVMYAGQIAEEGDVESIFSSPKHPYTRGLLQSVPDIRTKKEKLFSIKGQVPKPGSIQRGCAYANRCEFVQPLCQEEGPDLTVSSGQKVRCWLYKEEGALIESAIARD from the coding sequence TTGAAAAATGAGACGGTGTTGGAAGTCAGGAATCTATCAGTCGGCTTCAAACGAGATGCTTCTGTAACGGATGTGGTGAAGTCCGTTGATTTGACCTTGAAGAAAGGAGAAATTCTCGGGATTGTCGGCGAGTCAGGCTGCGGAAAAAGTGTGACGTCGATGGCGCTGATGGGTCTTTTGCCGAATACTTCTCTGGTTAGAGGCGAAATTCTCTATAAGGATAAGGATCTTCTTAAACAAAGTGAAGTGTCGTTAAGAAAAATCAGAGGCAATGAAATTGCAATGATTTTTCAGGAGCCGATGACGTCGCTGAATCCGCTTCTCAAAATCGGGGAACAGCTGATGGAAGCGTGCCGGGTTCATACGAAGTGTTCAAAAAAGGAAGCGAAGGAGCAGGCGGTTCAAATGCTTGGGCTTGTCGGTATGCCAAGGCCGGAATCTCTTCTCGGTGAATATCCGCATCAGCTGTCTGGCGGGATGCGCCAGCGTGTCATGATTGCTATGGCGATGATCTGCAATCCGGGTGTATTGATTGCGGACGAGCCGACAACAGCGCTTGATGTAACAATTCAGTCTCAGATCCTGGCGCTTATGAAGGATTTGAATAAAAAGCTGAATACATCGATTTTACTAATTACCCATGATCTTGGTGTAGTTGCTCAGGTGTGCGACCGGGTCGCGGTGATGTATGCAGGGCAAATTGCTGAGGAAGGGGATGTTGAATCCATTTTTTCTTCTCCAAAGCATCCGTATACGAGGGGGCTGCTGCAGTCCGTTCCGGATATCCGTACGAAGAAAGAAAAGCTTTTTTCTATAAAAGGTCAGGTTCCGAAGCCAGGCAGTATCCAGAGAGGATGCGCGTATGCCAACCGGTGTGAATTCGTTCAGCCGCTGTGCCAGGAGGAGGGGCCGGACTTGACTGTAAGCAGCGGGCAGAAGGTTCGATGCTGGCTGTATAAAGAGGAGGGTGCCCTGATTGAGTCAGCCATTGCTAGAGATTGA
- a CDS encoding ABC transporter ATP-binding protein codes for MGSIKRYMEFVKPYKWQITGTIAIGIIKFAIPLLIPLLIKYVVDDIVGGPGTADEKTQHLFTILGAMFAVFVVMRPPVEYYRQYLAQLASNKILYDIRDHLFTHLQKLSLRYYANTRGGEIISRVINDVEQTKNFVMTGLMNVWLDVATILIAIAIMMTMDIPLTLISIVLFPLYGISVKYFYGKLRTLTKVRSQALAEVQGHLHERVQGMPVIRSFAIEDHEQRQFASENQNFLQKAIDHTSWNAKTFAVVNTITDAAPLIVIAYAGYQVIHGNLTVGTMVAFIAYIERLYGPLRRLINSSTLITQAFASMDRVFEFMDEPYDIVDKPNAVKADRVKGQLKFENVTFQYDDDDAKVLDDVTLEANKGETIALVGMSGGGKSTLVSLIPRFYDVTGGRITLDGTDIRDYEATSLRNQIGMVLQDTFLFSHSVKENILVGKPDATDEEVIEAAKAANAHDFIMKLPDGYETKVGERGVKLSGGQKQRVSIARVFLKNPPILVMDEATSALDLESEHLIQEALEGLSKDRTTFIVAHRLSTITHAGQIILMDHGKIAEKGTHRELMAKKGLYHNLFQIQQLNL; via the coding sequence ATGGGTTCAATTAAGCGCTATATGGAATTTGTTAAACCTTATAAATGGCAAATCACCGGTACAATAGCAATCGGGATTATAAAATTTGCGATACCGCTTCTGATACCGCTTTTGATCAAATACGTGGTGGATGATATTGTTGGCGGTCCTGGCACGGCTGATGAAAAGACGCAGCATCTTTTCACCATTTTGGGTGCTATGTTTGCCGTGTTTGTCGTGATGAGGCCTCCGGTTGAGTATTATCGGCAATACTTGGCTCAGCTTGCATCGAACAAGATTCTGTATGATATCCGGGATCATCTTTTTACCCATCTCCAAAAGCTTAGTCTCCGATATTATGCGAATACCCGGGGCGGAGAGATTATTTCGCGGGTAATAAATGATGTCGAGCAGACGAAAAACTTTGTTATGACGGGGTTGATGAATGTCTGGCTGGATGTTGCCACCATATTGATTGCTATCGCCATCATGATGACAATGGATATCCCGCTTACACTCATTTCCATCGTTCTTTTCCCTCTATATGGTATCTCGGTAAAGTATTTCTATGGAAAACTGCGCACCTTGACTAAGGTACGGTCACAGGCGCTCGCAGAGGTACAGGGCCATTTGCACGAACGTGTTCAAGGGATGCCTGTGATCCGAAGCTTTGCCATTGAGGATCATGAGCAGCGCCAGTTTGCTTCTGAAAATCAGAACTTCCTGCAGAAAGCGATTGATCATACAAGCTGGAATGCGAAGACATTTGCCGTCGTGAATACGATCACCGATGCCGCTCCGCTCATTGTCATCGCTTATGCAGGATATCAGGTTATCCACGGCAATTTAACAGTCGGAACAATGGTCGCATTTATTGCTTATATTGAAAGACTGTATGGTCCTTTGAGACGTCTGATCAATTCCTCTACTCTGATTACCCAGGCATTTGCTTCGATGGATCGTGTATTTGAGTTTATGGATGAACCATATGATATTGTAGACAAGCCGAATGCAGTCAAAGCGGATCGTGTGAAAGGGCAGCTCAAATTCGAGAATGTAACGTTTCAATACGACGACGATGATGCAAAGGTTCTCGATGATGTAACCCTTGAGGCAAATAAAGGGGAAACCATTGCCCTCGTAGGAATGAGCGGAGGCGGAAAATCGACGCTTGTCAGCCTTATTCCCAGGTTTTATGATGTAACGGGCGGCCGGATTACCCTTGACGGCACCGACATTCGCGACTACGAAGCGACCAGTCTTCGCAATCAAATTGGCATGGTGCTTCAGGATACCTTCCTTTTCTCTCACTCAGTAAAAGAAAACATCCTTGTCGGGAAACCGGATGCGACGGATGAGGAAGTAATCGAGGCCGCCAAAGCAGCCAATGCACATGACTTTATCATGAAGCTTCCAGACGGTTATGAAACAAAGGTCGGAGAACGAGGGGTCAAGCTTTCCGGGGGACAAAAGCAAAGAGTATCTATTGCCCGGGTATTCCTGAAAAATCCTCCAATCCTTGTAATGGACGAAGCAACCAGCGCACTCGATCTCGAAAGTGAACACCTCATTCAGGAAGCGCTCGAAGGGCTATCTAAGGATCGAACCACCTTTATTGTCGCTCACCGCCTTTCAACCATTACCCACGCAGGCCAGATTATCCTCATGGACCATGGGAAAATTGCGGAAAAAGGAACACATAGGGAACTGATGGCGAAAAAAGGTCTGTACCACAACCTGTTTCAAATTCAGCAGTTAAACTTGTAG
- a CDS encoding ABC transporter permease: MLSYTIRRIGMLVPVLLGMTIVVFAIIRAIPGDPAQVILGQRATPEAIQQLTAKLGLDQPIYVQYGSYLMDLITGNLGESIRTGEQISKEMIPYLAATAELTIFAMAIAIIVGVNAGIISAWFQRSWFDYGAMIIALIGISMPIFWLGLMGQWFFSIQLDWLPTTGREEIRNPVDAVTNLYLIDTLINGRFDQFGEVFKHLILPGTALATIPMAIIARITRSSMIEVLNADYIRTARAKGLRMSWVVYRHALKNAVIPILTVIGLQTGLLLGGAILTETIFGWPGLGRYIVEAISYRDYPVIQSGILMIALLFVLVNLVVDLLYAAIDPRIKY; the protein is encoded by the coding sequence ATGCTATCTTATACTATCAGGCGCATTGGCATGCTTGTGCCGGTTCTGCTCGGCATGACAATTGTTGTCTTTGCGATCATCCGTGCAATTCCGGGCGACCCTGCCCAGGTTATCCTAGGCCAGAGGGCTACGCCGGAAGCGATTCAGCAGCTGACCGCAAAGCTTGGGCTGGATCAGCCGATTTATGTACAGTATGGATCTTATTTAATGGATCTTATCACTGGAAATCTCGGTGAATCCATTCGGACTGGCGAGCAGATTAGCAAGGAAATGATTCCGTATCTTGCAGCCACCGCCGAGCTGACGATTTTTGCCATGGCCATCGCAATTATTGTAGGGGTTAACGCTGGGATTATCAGCGCATGGTTTCAGCGCTCATGGTTTGATTACGGAGCTATGATTATCGCACTCATTGGAATTTCAATGCCGATTTTCTGGCTTGGCCTGATGGGACAGTGGTTCTTTTCCATTCAATTGGACTGGCTTCCGACGACTGGCCGCGAAGAAATCCGGAATCCTGTTGACGCTGTGACCAACCTATACTTAATTGATACGCTTATTAACGGGCGGTTTGATCAGTTCGGAGAGGTATTCAAGCATCTCATTCTTCCCGGAACCGCGCTTGCAACCATTCCAATGGCGATTATCGCGCGAATTACCCGTTCAAGTATGATAGAAGTGTTGAACGCTGATTACATAAGGACTGCAAGGGCAAAGGGACTTCGGATGAGCTGGGTCGTTTACCGTCATGCTTTAAAAAATGCTGTCATCCCGATTTTGACGGTCATCGGTCTTCAAACGGGTTTGCTTTTAGGAGGCGCGATTCTTACGGAAACGATTTTCGGCTGGCCTGGACTTGGACGTTATATTGTGGAAGCCATCAGCTACCGTGATTATCCAGTCATTCAGTCCGGAATTTTGATGATTGCTCTTCTTTTTGTACTTGTGAATCTTGTTGTGGATCTGCTATATGCGGCTATTGATCCGCGCATTAAATATTAA
- a CDS encoding YezD family protein, with amino-acid sequence MKKLDQTKIEYLMSLLQRLEYGSLLITVHANEITQVEIKEKTRIAKTGTVKYEGEG; translated from the coding sequence ATGAAGAAGCTTGATCAAACGAAAATAGAGTATTTGATGTCCCTGCTGCAGCGCCTTGAATATGGTTCATTGCTTATAACCGTTCATGCAAATGAAATTACTCAGGTAGAAATTAAGGAAAAAACGAGAATAGCCAAAACAGGAACAGTGAAATATGAGGGAGAGGGTTGA
- a CDS encoding cytidine deaminase: MNIEQQLYHSAIDLIAKRYPAGWGGAAAMYTEDGQILTSVSPEVINASTELCIETGAILEAHKLNTRITHTVCVVREDENAEFTVLTPCGVCQERLFYWGENVKAAVTNANGKLEYKSLKEIQPYHWHKAYEKQL; encoded by the coding sequence ATGAATATTGAACAGCAGCTTTATCACTCAGCAATAGATTTAATAGCAAAAAGATATCCTGCCGGCTGGGGTGGAGCTGCAGCGATGTATACGGAAGATGGTCAAATTTTAACAAGTGTGTCACCGGAAGTTATTAATGCATCAACTGAATTATGTATTGAAACAGGTGCAATACTTGAAGCACATAAACTGAATACAAGGATTACACATACTGTCTGTGTTGTAAGAGAGGACGAAAATGCCGAATTTACTGTTTTAACTCCTTGTGGTGTATGTCAGGAACGGCTTTTTTACTGGGGAGAAAATGTAAAAGCTGCTGTAACGAATGCAAATGGTAAATTGGAGTATAAATCATTAAAGGAAATACAGCCGTATCATTGGCATAAAGCCTATGAGAAACAATTGTAA
- a CDS encoding carbohydrate ABC transporter permease, with translation MKYSKSIYLFFLPGLLLFAFFFLLPLAQTVYYSFTTWDGYTGNPPFVGIKNYVQLITNDSIFQQSLGNNGKFMLTVVILQTLFSLILALYLLKNNKISIFFRALFFFPTILSSVAVAFLWSFIYDPSLGLLNQVLNAVHLDFLAANWIGDPKRAIFSLAFVQVWAHIGQMIVLFVAGMQAIPAELYESAAIEGGSKWDIFRKITWPLLAPTTTIVVAYTTIQSFKAFDLIFAMTRGGPNYSTEILSTFIYHAAFENYQFGYASAASVLFMILIAILTFIQFKLLRSSSISY, from the coding sequence ATGAAATACAGCAAAAGCATCTACTTGTTTTTCCTGCCTGGCTTGCTCTTATTCGCGTTTTTTTTTCTCCTGCCGCTCGCTCAAACGGTTTATTATTCTTTTACAACTTGGGACGGCTATACGGGAAATCCGCCTTTTGTCGGAATAAAAAATTATGTACAGCTGATTACAAATGATTCTATTTTTCAGCAGTCGCTCGGCAACAATGGAAAATTCATGCTGACGGTTGTCATTCTGCAAACTCTGTTTTCTCTTATTCTTGCACTTTATTTATTAAAGAATAACAAAATCAGTATTTTCTTCAGAGCGCTGTTCTTTTTTCCAACCATTCTCTCTTCGGTTGCAGTGGCGTTTCTATGGTCGTTTATTTACGACCCGAGTCTTGGTCTGTTAAATCAGGTTTTAAATGCGGTGCACCTCGATTTCCTTGCCGCAAACTGGATTGGAGATCCGAAGCGGGCAATTTTCTCCCTTGCCTTCGTGCAAGTATGGGCTCATATCGGACAGATGATTGTTCTTTTCGTAGCCGGAATGCAGGCAATCCCTGCAGAGCTGTATGAATCCGCAGCCATTGAGGGCGGTTCGAAATGGGACATATTCCGGAAAATCACTTGGCCCCTGCTCGCTCCGACCACAACCATTGTCGTGGCTTACACAACCATTCAATCATTCAAAGCATTTGACCTGATATTTGCTATGACAAGAGGCGGGCCAAACTATTCAACAGAAATTCTATCAACTTTTATTTATCATGCAGCCTTTGAAAATTATCAGTTTGGATATGCGTCAGCTGCCTCCGTACTTTTTATGATACTGATTGCCATCCTTACATTTATCCAATTTAAACTGCTCCGTTCAAGCAGCATCAGCTATTAA
- a CDS encoding ABC transporter substrate-binding protein, with amino-acid sequence MRKKWSMLGLILVLILSLALSACSNKSAGGKDGDEKAGEKSNAKDTLIYGRGGDSTSLDPITTTEGEAFKVTENIYESLLTYGDEDTTVQPGLAEKWEASDDGLTYTFHLREGVKFHDGTDFNAEAVVKNFDRWMNGDAEKFPYYTMFGGFKKDEGHVIKEIKATDEKTVVFTLKRPQAPFLKNIAMSPFGIASPAAIEKYGDDLRANPVGTGPFKFVEWKANDRIVLEKNEDFWMEGYPKLKQVIFKTIPENSARLNALQTGEIDLMDGLNPSDLSKVEGDKNLQLFKRPSMNVGYVGLTVTRKPLDNKLVRQALNHAVDKKAIIDSFYGGFAEPAKNPMPPSLEGYDDSVEEYPYDVEKAKALLKEAGFPNGFEMELWAMPVARPYMPEGMKVAEVLQASFEKIGVKAKIVTYEWATYLEKASKGEADSFLLGWTGDNGDPDNFIYTLLDKDSIGGNNYTYFSNPEMHDILIEAQTVTDQAKRNELYKKAQAIVHDEAPWIPLVHSTPMMAGMSDIANFIPHPTGTDLFTKVEFK; translated from the coding sequence ATGAGAAAAAAGTGGTCCATGCTTGGTTTGATTTTAGTCCTCATTCTTTCACTTGCTTTGTCCGCGTGCAGCAATAAGTCAGCGGGAGGGAAAGACGGAGATGAAAAGGCCGGAGAGAAATCGAACGCGAAGGATACGCTCATTTATGGAAGGGGCGGAGATTCTACTTCTCTTGACCCGATAACCACAACTGAGGGTGAAGCATTTAAAGTTACTGAGAACATTTACGAAAGTCTTTTAACCTATGGCGATGAAGATACTACGGTTCAGCCCGGGTTAGCTGAGAAATGGGAAGCGTCAGATGACGGTCTCACTTACACGTTCCATCTTCGCGAGGGAGTCAAATTCCATGACGGAACGGACTTCAATGCTGAAGCAGTAGTGAAAAACTTCGATCGCTGGATGAACGGAGATGCGGAAAAATTCCCGTATTACACCATGTTCGGAGGCTTTAAAAAGGATGAAGGCCACGTCATTAAAGAAATTAAAGCTACCGATGAAAAGACGGTTGTTTTCACACTGAAGCGTCCGCAGGCACCATTCCTTAAAAATATTGCCATGTCACCATTTGGAATCGCAAGTCCGGCTGCCATTGAAAAATACGGCGACGACTTGAGAGCAAATCCAGTAGGAACAGGTCCATTCAAGTTTGTGGAGTGGAAAGCGAATGACCGGATTGTACTTGAAAAAAATGAGGATTTTTGGATGGAAGGCTATCCGAAGCTGAAACAGGTAATCTTTAAAACGATTCCTGAAAACTCAGCACGCCTTAACGCCCTGCAAACAGGAGAAATCGATTTAATGGACGGTTTGAATCCATCTGATCTTTCTAAGGTCGAGGGCGATAAAAATCTTCAGCTTTTCAAGCGTCCATCTATGAACGTTGGTTACGTTGGGTTAACGGTAACGAGAAAGCCGCTTGATAACAAGCTTGTCAGACAGGCACTTAATCATGCTGTTGATAAGAAAGCAATCATCGACTCCTTCTATGGAGGATTTGCAGAGCCGGCTAAAAACCCGATGCCTCCTTCCCTTGAAGGCTATGATGATTCCGTTGAAGAATATCCGTACGATGTTGAAAAAGCAAAAGCTCTTCTAAAAGAAGCCGGTTTCCCGAATGGATTTGAAATGGAGCTATGGGCTATGCCGGTTGCACGTCCTTACATGCCTGAAGGAATGAAGGTCGCGGAAGTGCTGCAGGCAAGCTTTGAAAAAATCGGTGTTAAAGCGAAAATTGTAACATATGAATGGGCAACGTATTTGGAAAAAGCGAGCAAGGGAGAAGCGGATTCTTTCCTTCTTGGCTGGACGGGTGACAATGGAGATCCTGACAACTTTATCTATACGCTTTTGGATAAAGACAGCATTGGCGGAAACAATTACACCTACTTCAGCAACCCTGAAATGCATGACATTCTGATTGAAGCTCAAACGGTAACGGATCAAGCGAAACGGAATGAGCTGTATAAAAAAGCGCAGGCTATTGTGCATGATGAAGCACCTTGGATTCCGCTCGTTCACTCCACTCCTATGATGGCGGGAATGTCAGACATTGCAAACTTCATTCCGCATCCAACCGGAACGGATCTGTTCACTAAAGTCGAATTTAAGTAA
- the nikC gene encoding nickel transporter permease gives MGEPQLPESIQYAEEKPLTPFQEGLRSFMKNKIAVAGTAIVLFFIVVAIFSPLIAPFGINEQDLTKRLLPPSSEHWLGTDDFGRDIFSRVVHGAKISLFVGFFSVLGSVIIGCLLGIIAGYYGKWADTIISRFFDIMLAFPSILLAIAIISILGPSLQNALIAIAVINIPNFGRLLRAKVLSVKQEDYIMAAKSIGMKDARILFKHVLPNSFSPIIVQASLAIATAIIEAAALGFLGLGAQAPSPEWGKMLSDSKQYLIQAPWTMIFPGLAIMLTVLGFNLMGDGLRDALDPKSKH, from the coding sequence ATGGGAGAACCGCAGCTGCCAGAATCCATCCAATATGCTGAAGAAAAACCTCTGACCCCGTTTCAGGAGGGGCTCCGCTCCTTTATGAAAAATAAAATAGCAGTAGCGGGAACAGCTATTGTCCTATTCTTTATCGTTGTTGCCATTTTTTCCCCGCTGATTGCACCCTTTGGAATCAACGAACAGGATTTAACGAAGCGCCTGCTGCCGCCATCATCCGAGCACTGGCTCGGAACGGATGACTTTGGCCGGGATATTTTTTCAAGAGTTGTTCATGGGGCAAAAATTTCATTGTTTGTTGGCTTCTTCTCCGTGCTGGGGTCAGTCATCATTGGCTGTCTGCTCGGGATTATCGCCGGCTATTACGGTAAATGGGCAGACACCATTATTTCTCGTTTTTTCGATATCATGCTTGCTTTTCCAAGTATCCTGCTTGCCATTGCCATCATTTCTATTCTGGGGCCATCCCTTCAAAATGCGTTAATTGCCATTGCTGTTATCAACATTCCGAATTTTGGACGGCTGCTGAGGGCAAAGGTGCTCAGTGTAAAGCAGGAGGATTATATTATGGCCGCCAAGTCTATTGGCATGAAGGATGCGCGAATTCTTTTCAAGCATGTGCTGCCGAACAGTTTTTCTCCGATTATCGTTCAGGCAAGCCTTGCCATTGCAACAGCGATCATTGAAGCTGCTGCCCTTGGATTCCTTGGACTCGGCGCACAGGCACCAAGTCCGGAGTGGGGGAAAATGCTTTCGGATTCAAAGCAATACTTGATCCAGGCACCGTGGACGATGATTTTCCCTGGACTTGCCATCATGCTGACAGTTTTAGGCTTCAACCTAATGGGGGATGGGCTCAGAGATGCGCTTGATCCTAAATCAAAGCATTAA